From Paenibacillus sp. PvR098:
CTTATCCGAAGCTGCTTTATATCGTGGCAGGAACGATTGCAGGACTTGGTATTTTTACCCCGATCCATATCATCACCACGTTTCCGATTGCTATATTACTTGCTTTTGCTGCTTATAGCATGCAGCAGAATTTGACCCGCAAGCAAGCGGAAGAGGTTCAGTTTGAAGAAGAGCAGCAAATCGAAGAGGTCCGCAGTCCGGAAAGCGTCATTGGTCTGCTGCAGGTCGACCCGATCGAGTTCGAATTCGGCTACGGCTTGATTCCTCTGGCGGATACACAGCAGGGGGGGGATCTACTGGATCGGATTATTCTAATCCGTAGACAGTGCGCGTTGGAGCTCGGTGTTGTCGTTCCTGTCATTCGGATTCGCGACAATATTCAGCTTAGGCCGAATGAATATGTCATCAAGATCAAAGGGAATACCGTTGCACGAGGGGATCTTCTCTTGAATCATTACTTGGCGATGAGCCCAGGTATCGAAGATGAGTCGATTACAGGTATTGATACATTGGAGCCTGCATTCGGGCTTCCTGCGCTCTGGATTGACGAGGACACAAAAGAACGCGCTGAGCTGTCCGGATACACTGTGGTGGATCCGCCTTCGGTTGTCGCTACGCATTTGACCGAGGTGATTAAGAAGCATGCACACGAGCTCCTTGGTCGGCAGGAAACCAGAGCTCTCATCGAGAATGTCAAGGAAAATTATCCTGCGCTTGTGGACGATCTCATCCCGAATGTCTTATCTATAGGAGACGTGCAGAAGGTATTGGTCAAGCTGCTTCGAGAAAAAATATCGGTTCGCGATTTGGTGACCATTCTGGAGACACTGGCGGATTATGGAACTTATACGAAGGATACAGAGATTTTAACGGAATATGTTAGACAAGCATTATCGAGGCAAATTACACAGCAGTATACCACTAATGGTGATTCTCTAAAGGTGATTACCGTTGGACCGACGCTGGAGAAAAAAATTGCGGAGTCTGTTCAACAATCGGATCAGGGCAGCTATCTGGCGCTGGATCCTACATCTACTCAAGTGATTTATCAACGGATTAACGATCAGGTTACTAAACTGATCCAGGCGGGTCAGCAGCCAGTTGTTCTGACCTCTCCGACCATTCGTATGTATCTCCGTCAGCTGCTGGAGCGCACCATGCAGGACATTCCTGTCTTGTCTTACAGTGAGCTCGAACCGAGCGTTGAAATTCAAAGCATGGGGGTTGTGAATCTATGAGAGTAAAGCGGTACGTCGTTGATTCGATGCCGGATGCCCTCCAAAAAATTCGTACCGATCTTGGAAAAGACGCAGTCATTATCAATACGAAAGAAATTCGTTCCGGGGGTTTTCTTGGGATGTTCTCCAAGAAAAAGATCGAGGTTATCGCAGCGACGGATACTGCTACCCCTGGCGGCGGAGCCAGTGCTCCCCAATCATCGGTATCGGTGTCTGCAACCGTACCGAAACAGGACCTCACTACCGTTCCCACACTGCCAATGAAATTCGGCGCCGCGGCTTATGGAGCTCAACGAGAGCGACAGGAACAACCGCCGCTTTCATTTCCTGAAGTGCCCGATGTGCTGCCGCCCACGGTTGACCCGGTTTCTGCAGCAACTACATCGCCTGCAGGGTTTGCAAAGGTTAAGGCCAGAGAAGACATACTGATGGATGAAATCAAGCAAATGAAAGAACTAATGCTTAAGCTTTCCCAACACGGCTCAGTTGAGGTTGCTGTTGATCCGGTGCTGCAAGAGCTGGAAGCTCGCCTGCTCTGTCAAGAGGTGGATCCCATTCTAGTACAAGAACTCTTAGCGAACGTATCGGACGAGGCTGCCGCGGAAGAGTTGGCGCTTACCGAGGAATGGGCGTTTCTCTCTTTGAAGAGGCAACTGGAAGAGATTCTGCGCACTCCTAATCATAAAGGCATTGCCGCAGATACCCGTATCGCTCATTTCGTTGGACCGACAGGCGTAGGCAAAACGACGACGATCGCGAAGCTGGCTGCAGAGCAAGTACTTAAGCATCACCGCAAGGTTGGTTTTATTACATCGGACACGTATCGAATAGCTGCAGTAGAACAATTAAAAACGTACGCAACCATTTTGAACGTTCCGCTAGAGGTCGTATTCTCCCCGCTCGATTTGAATAAAGCCTTCGAGCAGTTAAAGGAATGTGATTTGATTTTCATGGATACGGCTGGGCGGAATTTCCGGAACGAGATGTATGTTTCGGAGCTGAATGCGCTGCTGAAATCCAGCGGGAAGAGCGAGACGTACCTGGTTCTCAGCATGACCACCAAATACAGAGATATGCAGGCCATTACGAACAATTTCTGCAAATTCAAGTTAGATAAGGTCCTCTTTACCAAAATGGACGAGACCGACTCCTACGGATCCGTCGTGAACTTGATTCGCGAATTTGGATTACAGACCTCTTACGTAGCCAATGGGCAGAGTGTGCCTGACGATATACAAGAGTTGAATGAACAGCAATTGATCGATCAGATTCTGGGGGCGGGCAAGTCATGAGTGATCAGGCGCAAGGGCTGCGGAATCTGATACAGCATCAAAGCGAGATGAAGGAAAGAGCAACACGTATTATTACGGTAACAAGCGGCAAAGGCGGGGTAGGTAAATCGAACTTCACGCTCAACTTCGCTTTAACCCTGCAAAAAAAAGGATATAAGGTACTGGTATTCGACGCAGATATCGGACTCGCCAATATCGATGTATTGATGGGAATATCGTCAAAATATAATTTGTACCATCTGTTGAAAAAAGAGAAAACGATATGGGAAATCATTCAAACCGGTCATAATGATTTGCAGTTTATCGCAGGCGGATCAGGATTCAACGACTTGATACGATTGTCCGAGGAACAGCTTGATTATTTTGCTGATCAGATAAACCAATTGACTGGACACGTCGATTTCATCATATTTGACACGGGTGCGGGCTTATCCAAAGAGACGTTAAAATTCATCGTAGCCGCGGAGGAAGCCATCGTCGTCACCACTCCGGAGCCTACCTCAATCACCGATGCCTATGCGATCATTAAGATGGTCCATTCCATGAACTATCATGTACCGTTCCGCTTGGTGGTGAACCGGGCAACAGATTGGAAGGAGGGGCGGCAGACGGCGGATAAGATCAGGATGGTTGCCAAACAGTTCTTGAATTTGGACATTCCGACGCTAGGGTTTGTAATCGACGATAGCAACGTTTCCAAAGCCGTCAAGAAACAAGTGCCATTTACTGTTGCCTTTCCGTTCAGTGCCGCTTCCAAATCGATTAGCGAATTAACAGATGGTTATATCTCCAATCAATCCCCGTCTGAGATGCATGAAGGTGCGGTTAAGGGATTTTTAAACAAAATGATCAGGCTATTGAAGTAATCATAGTGCTGGTTAAGGACTTAATGACCTCTGACCAATACAACGTAGAGGAGTGAAATGATGGCGCCGTTTGATGTATTGGTAGTGGACGATTCGATATTTATGAGAAAAATTATTTCAGATTTTATTTCGGAGGATCCGGGGCTTCGTGTGGTAGGAACCGCTAAAAACGGGCGAGAGGCAATAGAAATGGTCAAAAAATTGAATCCACATGCCGTGACCATGGACATTGAAATGCCGGAAATGAACGGCCTTGATGCTCTCCGAACGATCATGAGAGAGCATCCCGTGCCGGTGATCATGCTAAGCAGCCTGACTCAGGATGGCGCAACGGAAACCATACGCGCTTTGGAGCTTGGGGCATTTGATTTCGTGGGCAAGCCTTCCGGTTCCATCTCGTTGGACTTGTACAAGGTAAAGCAGAACCTGTTAGAAAAGCTGCGGGTAGCTGTCAGAACGAGGATGAAGGGGATTCAAGTCCCGACCCGGTCCGCAGCAGCTTCATTACAGGCCGCTAAGCCGGCGGTAAAGCTGGAGCGAAAATCTACGATTCCACGGGGGGGGTCATTTGAACATCTCGTGGCGATTGGCACATCTACAGGGGGACCCAGGGCGCTTCACCAAGTGTTATCGCAAATCCCAGACGGCTTTGGTGCTCCGGTTCTGATCGTGCAGCATATGCCACCCAATTTCACCAAATCGCTTGCCCAGAGGCTAGATTCCAGTTCTTATCTGCGGGTAGTGGAGGCAGAGGCCGGCATGGTGCTGGAGAGCGGAACGGCATATGTAGCGCCGGGCGGGTTTCATATGACCGCAACCAGAAATGGGGCGCATTCTTACAAAATTCATCTATCGAAAGAGGAGCACCGTAACGGGCATCGTCCTTCAGTCGATGTAATGTTCGAATCGCTGCTGCCGCTTAAGGAGCTGAAGCGGCATATTGTGATCATGACGGGGATGGGCTCTGATGGTTCCAAAGGCATGATGGCACTCAAGCAATCAGGGGCCATTACCACCATCGCCGAAGCGGAACAAACTTGTGTCGTATACGGCATGCCTCGTGCTGCAGTGGAGCTGGGATGCGTTACCCATGTATTGCCGCAGCAGCAAATTGCCGGAAAATTGATTCAAGCCGTCGGCGGGCAGCACTGACTGCAAGGAAATATACATAACAACGATCAATGATGGAGGTGTGGTTATGGAAATGAATCAGTATCTCTCGATGTTTATAGACGAATCCAGAGATCATCTGCAGGCAATGAACGAGCATTTACTTAGCCTTGAGAACAGCCCGGAAGACGTGAGCATCGTGCAGCATATTTTTCGCTCTGCTCACACGCTGAAAGGCATGTCGGCGACCATGGGCTTTGAGGATCTGGCCTCGCTTACCCACGAGATGGAAAACGTGCTCGATTTGGTTCGGAATCACAAGCTAAACATGGATTCGTTTATTTTTGATTGTATTTTCAAAAGCTTGGATGCTCTGGAAACCATGGTAGAGGATATTATCCAGGGCGGTACAGGTAAGGCGGACGTTACGGAAATCGTAGCCGCGCTGAAGTCTATCGTTTCCGGCGACTATGCTAAAAATGGATCTGCCGCGGGCACTTCGGGGTCCTCAGCTGCTAACGAAGTTGAGACTGGGAAAAGCAAAGAGCTGGACGAGTTTCAATTTTCAATTTTGCAGCAAACGATCGAAGCGGGTATTCCCGTTTTTCGGATCGAAGTGACCGTTCGTCAGGATTGTGTTTTGAAAGCAGCCAGGGCGTATATGGTGTTTAATGTTCTGGAGCAGAACGGTGAGGTCATTCAATCCAATCCTTCCGTTGAGGATATCGAGCAGGAACGATTCGAGCAATCATTCGTTGTATATTATATTTCTCAGATGGATCAGGAACAGCTCTCGAGTCAAATCGCAAGTGTATCTGAAATCGACAAAGTAGACATGGCATTGCTGGATCAGGCCAAGCTGGATGATTTGATTAAGGCTCCTGCGCCAGTGCAGGCTCATGTCAATCCTGTTGCTAGCGTTCCTTCGGCAGCACAGTCGGAAGCACCGAAGGCTGAGGCCAAGAAATCGGTTAACTCGGGAGGGACGCCTGTAGGAGGCCGTACGATTCGGGTTGATATTGAGCGTCTCGATACACTGATGAATTTGTTCAGTGAGTTGCTGATCGACCGAGTCCGATTGGAGCAGCTCGCCAGCGAGGTCCGCAGGAGCGACCTGACAGAAACGGTAGAGCATATGGCTAGAGTGAGCAGCGACTTGCAAAGTATCGTTCTGAAGCTGCGGATGGTGCCCGTTGATTCGGTGTTTAACCGATTCCCAAGGATGATTCGCGATGTGGCCAAGACACTGGACAAGAAGGTGGATCTGATTATCACTGGTGCCGATACTGAATTGGATCGCACAGTGGTGGACGAGATCGGCGATCCTCTTGTGCACTTGCTGAGGAATGCCGTTGACCACGGAATTGAACCAACGGCCGAACGTTTGCAACTCGGTAAGATCGAGACAGGAACGATCCATTTACGCGCCTATCACAGCGGCAACCATGTCTTTATCGAAATTGAGGAAGACGGACGCGGGATCAACCGGGAAAAGGTATTGAACAAAGCGATTCAGAACGGGGTCGTAACTGCGGAACAAGCCGAGAGATTGGCGGACGAGGATGTGTATCAGCTTCTATTTGCCTCAGGGTTCAGTACGGCGGACAAGATATCGGACATTTCCGGCCGCGGTGTAGGTTTGGACGTCGTCAAAACGAAAATCGAGAGTTTAGGCGGTCATGTTAACGTTAGTGCCACATGGGGCAAAGGGACAAAATTTTCCGTCCAGCTTCCACTGACGCTCTCGATTATATCTGCTATGCTTATTCGACTGGGTGAAGAGAAATATGCCATTCCTCTTTCATCCATTGTCGAAACGATGGCCGTCAAAAGTGAAGAAATCCGAGTTGTGCACGGTATTGCCATGATCAATTACCGAAGCACTGTCATTCCGCTCATTCGCTTGGCTCACCTGTTTGATGTACCAGGCATTACCGAAGAGACGGATGCTGAAATGCAAATCGTGGTCATCCGAAAGGGAGACAAAATGGCGGCGCTAGTCGTGAATGAGTTTATCGGACAGCAGGAAATTGTCTTGAAATCGCTAGGCAAATACTTAACGAACCTCTTTGCGGTTTCGGGAGGCACGATCTTGGGTGACGGGCAAGTCGCTTTGATCATCGATACGAACGCTTTAATTAAATAAAAGCGATGATTCTCGCTACGCACGATAACATTAGGAGGCTGTTAGCATGGGACAGGAGTTAAAAGTGATTGTTTTTGCACTTGCGCAAGAAGAATATGGGGTTGAGGTGGAAAGTGTACGAACGATCGAGCGGATGCAGCCGATGACCCGAGTTCCCAAAACCCCAGATTTTGTACAAGGAGTCATCAATCTTCGCGGCGTTGTAACGCCAGTTATTGATCTTCATGGCCGCTTCGGATTCCCGATTAGCGAATATACGGACAACACGCGGATCATTATCGTAGCAGTGGATGACTTGGAAGTTGGTTTGATTGTGGATTCGGCGAATGACGTTATCGACATCGACAGCGACTGTATTGAGGATGCACCGGAAATCGTAGGAGGGATCAAAGCGAAATATTTGCAGGGCATCGCAAAAGTGAGTGAGGAGCGTCTGCTGGTGCTTTTGAATCTTCAGGAAGTGCTCAATAAGAAAGAAATCATCCAATTGGAAAATATAGAGGAGTAGGTTTAGTGGAAGCATTCAACTCTTTTGCCGAATTCCAGATGGATGTTCTGAAGGAAGTTGGTAACATTGGCGCAGGTCATGCGGCAACGGCATTGTCCAAGCTGCTTGACAAGCCAGTCGACATGCTGGTCCCCAAGGTCAGGCTGCTGCCCTTTGAGGAGATTGCTGACAGTGTCGGCGGTTCAGAAAAGGTAGTTATTGCGATTTTTCTTCGTGTTGAAGGAGAAACGCCGGGCAATTTGTTCTTTATCCTGACGTTAGAGTCAGCCAAAAAACTGCTGAGAAATTTGGTCGGAATCGAAATTGGCAGCGACGAAGGATACTCCGAGATGGAGCTATCCGCACTAAACGAGATCGGCAATATTTTGGCAGGCTCCTATCTCACTTCGCTGGCGGATTTTACGAAACTGAACATGCAGCCGACCGTGCCGTCACTGGCTATCGATATGGCGGGTGCGATTCTTAGCTACGGCTTGCTCCAATTCGGTCAAATGGGAGATCAAGCGCTGCTCATCGATACGAAGTTTTTGGACGGTAAAGATGAAATTGAAGGTCATTTTTTTCTTATCCCCGACCCGGAGTCGTTCGAACGAATTTTCATCGCTTTGGGAGTGCAGACTCCATGATTCAAGACAATTTGATTAAAGTGGGTATGGCAGACCTGAATGTCGCACACATGACCGGCGTGCTGAAAACAACGGGGTTGGGCTCTTGCGTCGGCGTTACCTTGTATGATGCTAGAGTGAAAGTGGCGGGCATGGCGCATGTCATGCTCCCCAGCTCCGACATTGCAAGAGAAGGAAAGCTCAATATTGCTAAATATGCGGACTCCGCTATACCGGAATTGATCCGATTGATGCAAGCGCTCGGTGCAGAGGTTCGGCGTATGGAAGCCAAAATGGCCGGGGGGGCGCAAATGTTTTCATTTGGCACCCAATCCGACACGATGCGGATCGGTCCGCGAAATGTTGAGTCCTGCAAAGAGGTGCTTAATCGCTACCGCATTCCGATCAAAGCGGAAGATACCGGCGCTAATTATGGCAGAACCATTGAGTTTGATTGCCAGACTGGCATTCTTATTATTCGCAGCGTACAACACGGCGTGAAGGAATTGTAGACCATGATTGGATCGATTCGTTGGAATTTTATCGTTGGAGCATTGGCGTTTATTGTCACGTTTGTACTATCCATAACCAATAATATATGGCTCACGACCATCATTCGAAGCTTTTACAGCTTTGCGATACTGTTTGTTATCATGTTTTTTTGTCGTTATCTGCTGGGCACTTTTGCCGGATTTAACCGTCTATCTGCGCTAGATCAAGAAGAGGGCACGGAGGGAAAAGGTACCGCAGTCGATGCGGTGACCCCAGACCAGGATGAAGAATTACGAGAGCTGCTTAAAACAGGACGCGATTCGAAAGGTGCTCCAGCCGCTGATTTTGCTCCTTTGAACCCCCCGAAGCTTCGTGTTAAGGATCAGAGTCCTGAGGAGATGGCGCAAGCGGTTCGCCAGATGTCTGATGAATAAGGGCGGTGACAACCAGTCATGATCAGTCAAAAATCCCACCTAGCCAATATGGACGTTTGGGTACAATGGAGAGAAGAAAATATCTTAGAAGCGAAAAAGGCGCTAATTGAAACGTACTTGCCGCTTGTGGACTACGTGTCCAGTCGTCTCTCCATCGGTCTGCCTAAAAATGTATCCAAAGAAGATTTATCCAGCTACGGCGTAATGGGACTCATCGATGCCATTGAAAAGTTTGATTACCTGCGTGGCCTGCAGTTTGAAACATACGCTTCATGGCGGATTCGCGGAGCTATAATCGACGGCCTCCGTCAAGGGGATTGGGTTCCCCGTTCTGTTCGCGAGAAAGCAAAAAAGATCGAGGAAGCATATCAAGTGCTGGAACAACGTTATTTACGTTCCGTTTCGGATGCCGAGATCAGCAGCCATCTGGGAGTCAGCGAGAACGACTTTCAACAGATGGTGCAGGACATTGCCGTTTCTACCGTTTGTTCCATAGATGATCCCATTCGGGAAGAGGATTCGGAAACCAGGCTCTCGTTATTGATCGACGAGAAGGCTAAAAACCCCGAATTCAAAGTGAACGAGGTATACCTGAAGGAGACATTGGCCAAAGCGATTGAACGGCTGACGGAAAAGGAAAGAACTGTGGTTTCGCTTTTTTACTATGAAGAGTTGTCTTTAAGCGAGATCGCCGAGGTCATGAATCTTTCCCCTTCGAGAATTTCTCAGCTGCATTCCAAAGCGATACTTCGCTTAAAAGGTGCTTTGAGTCGGCATAAGACGCAGTTGCTATACGATTAACGAAGTGGAAGGTGGGGGTTCGATGAGCGATTTGACGTTACCAATCAGCTATTTTTTGAATATCTCATTGTCAGACGATAAATTGTCCGCATTTTTGCAGTTTACGAATTGTGAACAATCCTTACAGATATCTCGGGAGCAGCTTGAGGAGTTTTTGAAGTCGAACCACATCGTGTTTGGTATCGATGAAGAGAAGCTTACGAGTATAACGAAGGAGCCCAAAGCCTTTTTCT
This genomic window contains:
- a CDS encoding chemotaxis protein CheW, encoding MGQELKVIVFALAQEEYGVEVESVRTIERMQPMTRVPKTPDFVQGVINLRGVVTPVIDLHGRFGFPISEYTDNTRIIIVAVDDLEVGLIVDSANDVIDIDSDCIEDAPEIVGGIKAKYLQGIAKVSEERLLVLLNLQEVLNKKEIIQLENIEE
- the flhA gene encoding flagellar biosynthesis protein FlhA yields the protein MKARDLVVLIGVIGIVLMMVIPLPLWLLDVLLIINIAAALLIILIGMNTQDALQFSIFPSLLLITTLFRLALNVSTTRNILAEADAGSVVRTFGEFVAGGNIVVGFVVFLILVLVQFIVITKGSERVAEVAARFTLDAMPGKQMAIDADLNAGIINEQQAKERREKISREADFYGAMDGASKFVKGDAIAGIIMLIINIVGGLIIGMAMHDMSLAEAGELYSILTIGDGLVSQIPALLISTAAGIIVTRAASEGNLAQDLTAQLFSYPKLLYIVAGTIAGLGIFTPIHIITTFPIAILLAFAAYSMQQNLTRKQAEEVQFEEEQQIEEVRSPESVIGLLQVDPIEFEFGYGLIPLADTQQGGDLLDRIILIRRQCALELGVVVPVIRIRDNIQLRPNEYVIKIKGNTVARGDLLLNHYLAMSPGIEDESITGIDTLEPAFGLPALWIDEDTKERAELSGYTVVDPPSVVATHLTEVIKKHAHELLGRQETRALIENVKENYPALVDDLIPNVLSIGDVQKVLVKLLREKISVRDLVTILETLADYGTYTKDTEILTEYVRQALSRQITQQYTTNGDSLKVITVGPTLEKKIAESVQQSDQGSYLALDPTSTQVIYQRINDQVTKLIQAGQQPVVLTSPTIRMYLRQLLERTMQDIPVLSYSELEPSVEIQSMGVVNL
- a CDS encoding chemotaxis response regulator protein-glutamate methylesterase; amino-acid sequence: MAPFDVLVVDDSIFMRKIISDFISEDPGLRVVGTAKNGREAIEMVKKLNPHAVTMDIEMPEMNGLDALRTIMREHPVPVIMLSSLTQDGATETIRALELGAFDFVGKPSGSISLDLYKVKQNLLEKLRVAVRTRMKGIQVPTRSAAASLQAAKPAVKLERKSTIPRGGSFEHLVAIGTSTGGPRALHQVLSQIPDGFGAPVLIVQHMPPNFTKSLAQRLDSSSYLRVVEAEAGMVLESGTAYVAPGGFHMTATRNGAHSYKIHLSKEEHRNGHRPSVDVMFESLLPLKELKRHIVIMTGMGSDGSKGMMALKQSGAITTIAEAEQTCVVYGMPRAAVELGCVTHVLPQQQIAGKLIQAVGGQH
- a CDS encoding chemotaxis protein CheD, which encodes MIQDNLIKVGMADLNVAHMTGVLKTTGLGSCVGVTLYDARVKVAGMAHVMLPSSDIAREGKLNIAKYADSAIPELIRLMQALGAEVRRMEAKMAGGAQMFSFGTQSDTMRIGPRNVESCKEVLNRYRIPIKAEDTGANYGRTIEFDCQTGILIIRSVQHGVKEL
- a CDS encoding FliA/WhiG family RNA polymerase sigma factor produces the protein MISQKSHLANMDVWVQWREENILEAKKALIETYLPLVDYVSSRLSIGLPKNVSKEDLSSYGVMGLIDAIEKFDYLRGLQFETYASWRIRGAIIDGLRQGDWVPRSVREKAKKIEEAYQVLEQRYLRSVSDAEISSHLGVSENDFQQMVQDIAVSTVCSIDDPIREEDSETRLSLLIDEKAKNPEFKVNEVYLKETLAKAIERLTEKERTVVSLFYYEELSLSEIAEVMNLSPSRISQLHSKAILRLKGALSRHKTQLLYD
- a CDS encoding MinD/ParA family protein, encoding MSDQAQGLRNLIQHQSEMKERATRIITVTSGKGGVGKSNFTLNFALTLQKKGYKVLVFDADIGLANIDVLMGISSKYNLYHLLKKEKTIWEIIQTGHNDLQFIAGGSGFNDLIRLSEEQLDYFADQINQLTGHVDFIIFDTGAGLSKETLKFIVAAEEAIVVTTPEPTSITDAYAIIKMVHSMNYHVPFRLVVNRATDWKEGRQTADKIRMVAKQFLNLDIPTLGFVIDDSNVSKAVKKQVPFTVAFPFSAASKSISELTDGYISNQSPSEMHEGAVKGFLNKMIRLLK
- a CDS encoding chemotaxis protein CheC produces the protein MEAFNSFAEFQMDVLKEVGNIGAGHAATALSKLLDKPVDMLVPKVRLLPFEEIADSVGGSEKVVIAIFLRVEGETPGNLFFILTLESAKKLLRNLVGIEIGSDEGYSEMELSALNEIGNILAGSYLTSLADFTKLNMQPTVPSLAIDMAGAILSYGLLQFGQMGDQALLIDTKFLDGKDEIEGHFFLIPDPESFERIFIALGVQTP
- a CDS encoding chemotaxis protein CheA; amino-acid sequence: MEMNQYLSMFIDESRDHLQAMNEHLLSLENSPEDVSIVQHIFRSAHTLKGMSATMGFEDLASLTHEMENVLDLVRNHKLNMDSFIFDCIFKSLDALETMVEDIIQGGTGKADVTEIVAALKSIVSGDYAKNGSAAGTSGSSAANEVETGKSKELDEFQFSILQQTIEAGIPVFRIEVTVRQDCVLKAARAYMVFNVLEQNGEVIQSNPSVEDIEQERFEQSFVVYYISQMDQEQLSSQIASVSEIDKVDMALLDQAKLDDLIKAPAPVQAHVNPVASVPSAAQSEAPKAEAKKSVNSGGTPVGGRTIRVDIERLDTLMNLFSELLIDRVRLEQLASEVRRSDLTETVEHMARVSSDLQSIVLKLRMVPVDSVFNRFPRMIRDVAKTLDKKVDLIITGADTELDRTVVDEIGDPLVHLLRNAVDHGIEPTAERLQLGKIETGTIHLRAYHSGNHVFIEIEEDGRGINREKVLNKAIQNGVVTAEQAERLADEDVYQLLFASGFSTADKISDISGRGVGLDVVKTKIESLGGHVNVSATWGKGTKFSVQLPLTLSIISAMLIRLGEEKYAIPLSSIVETMAVKSEEIRVVHGIAMINYRSTVIPLIRLAHLFDVPGITEETDAEMQIVVIRKGDKMAALVVNEFIGQQEIVLKSLGKYLTNLFAVSGGTILGDGQVALIIDTNALIK
- the flhF gene encoding flagellar biosynthesis protein FlhF; translated protein: MRVKRYVVDSMPDALQKIRTDLGKDAVIINTKEIRSGGFLGMFSKKKIEVIAATDTATPGGGASAPQSSVSVSATVPKQDLTTVPTLPMKFGAAAYGAQRERQEQPPLSFPEVPDVLPPTVDPVSAATTSPAGFAKVKAREDILMDEIKQMKELMLKLSQHGSVEVAVDPVLQELEARLLCQEVDPILVQELLANVSDEAAAEELALTEEWAFLSLKRQLEEILRTPNHKGIAADTRIAHFVGPTGVGKTTTIAKLAAEQVLKHHRKVGFITSDTYRIAAVEQLKTYATILNVPLEVVFSPLDLNKAFEQLKECDLIFMDTAGRNFRNEMYVSELNALLKSSGKSETYLVLSMTTKYRDMQAITNNFCKFKLDKVLFTKMDETDSYGSVVNLIREFGLQTSYVANGQSVPDDIQELNEQQLIDQILGAGKS